Proteins co-encoded in one Capnocytophaga ochracea DSM 7271 genomic window:
- a CDS encoding ABC transporter permease, producing MFIYLQLLKESFNFAIKSLRDNKLRTFLSLLGVTVGIFSIISVLAAVDSLNRSIQESLSGLDKNMINVSKFSFAPTDVPRWQRLNFPQVSYQEYEFMKREIPNTEAVVYELFGVFSTIKYNGKTIPSPTIQSTSAGVEQISDIRIKKGRFYNEAEANAGTAVVILGHNLAEQLFGEEDPMNKEIRIFGRKLTVIGVLKKYGELGGGPDENAYVPANFIRGFMNTGPQGLPSGVVLKPKKGVDMAEYEAVLRQKFRAYRGLKPEDIDNFFVNKISSFTDMIDETISMMNVVGWIIGGFSILVGGFGIANIMFVSVKERTSLIGVQKSLGAKNQFILFQFLFEAVLLAIIGGLFGLFFVWLLTFIIPSSTDGFNFVLSFKNVAIGLGISFVVGLLSGIIPASSAARLNPVEAIRTGQ from the coding sequence ATGTTTATTTATTTACAACTATTAAAAGAGAGTTTTAACTTCGCAATCAAATCGTTGCGAGACAATAAGCTCCGCACTTTCCTTTCGTTATTGGGTGTAACGGTGGGAATCTTCTCTATTATATCGGTATTAGCGGCGGTTGATTCACTGAATAGAAGTATTCAGGAGAGCCTTTCGGGGTTAGACAAGAATATGATAAACGTCTCTAAATTCTCTTTTGCTCCTACCGATGTGCCCCGCTGGCAACGCTTGAACTTTCCGCAAGTTAGCTATCAGGAATACGAATTTATGAAGCGTGAAATACCTAATACTGAAGCTGTGGTGTATGAATTGTTTGGGGTATTTTCGACGATAAAATACAATGGCAAAACGATTCCGTCGCCTACTATACAATCTACTTCGGCAGGAGTTGAACAAATAAGTGATATTAGGATAAAAAAAGGTAGGTTTTACAACGAAGCTGAAGCTAATGCCGGTACTGCGGTAGTTATATTAGGGCATAATCTGGCTGAACAGCTTTTTGGTGAGGAAGACCCTATGAATAAAGAGATACGCATTTTCGGTAGGAAACTTACTGTGATTGGTGTACTGAAAAAATACGGGGAACTAGGAGGAGGGCCTGATGAGAATGCTTATGTACCTGCCAATTTTATAAGGGGCTTTATGAATACAGGTCCACAAGGGCTACCCAGTGGGGTGGTGCTAAAACCTAAAAAAGGGGTGGATATGGCGGAGTATGAAGCTGTATTGCGCCAGAAATTCCGTGCTTATCGCGGACTTAAACCTGAGGATATAGATAACTTTTTCGTCAATAAAATATCGTCGTTTACTGATATGATAGACGAAACGATTAGTATGATGAACGTTGTGGGCTGGATTATAGGAGGCTTTTCAATCTTGGTAGGAGGCTTTGGTATTGCTAATATTATGTTTGTGAGTGTGAAAGAACGCACGAGCCTTATAGGCGTACAGAAGTCGTTAGGGGCTAAAAACCAATTTATCTTGTTTCAGTTTTTGTTTGAAGCGGTGCTTTTGGCTATCATCGGAGGACTTTTTGGGTTGTTCTTTGTGTGGTTACTTACCTTTATAATTCCGAGCAGTACTGATGGGTTTAACTTTGTGCTATCGTTTAAGAACGTAGCGATAGGCTTAGGAATCTCGTTTGTAGTAGGTTTGCTTTCGGGTATTATACCTGCATCGTCGGCTGCACGGCTCAATCCTGTGGAAGCGATTAGAACCGGACAGTAA
- a CDS encoding HD family phosphohydrolase, which produces MITLKNIKAFIKKSLVFKVLAFAIALVLILQVFPEKAKFKYEFRKGELWQHENLYAPFDFPLKKTEEQIKAEKQQITNQSTVYYKQDTTAFVSAKQKFEQKKYAYFKHLPDDKRELLLKKAEAFLAESYRNGVMLNQPAFSPSEIFIIKHNNQIVEVPAEHVLYLQQLATAIKNYFDTAPYNEYHKNYYDLFFEILTPNLVIDQNFTQKALTQNLKEIVYTRGWVNKGKLIIAKGELVEGEKLNTLLSLRDEYETQTWSQNNYNWSLLGYYTLVAMVLLLMALYLKIYEKKLYKSNLKLSVILLNMLSMILFVGLISRYFPDYIYIVPVGMMVLILKSFFDLRTVLFVYISTILITGFIVPNSFQFVFIQIVAAMAIILTPRGMHYRLSSFVSAGLITAAYLIIYIAFHTITEGTLKGLDISLLTLFILNGIGILFSQPFTYIYERTFGLVSDVSLLELSDTNTKLLRQLSEKAPGTFQHSMQVANLAEAAAAEIGANTLLVRVGALYHDIGKMENPIYFTENQKTSLNPHDQLTPEQSAKVIIKHVADGVELAHKNKLPKRIIDFIKTHHGRSLTYYFYRKALDLNPEGTKEEDFRYPGPIPFSKETAILMMADSVEAATKSLKNPTFEALNEFVDRIIKKQLDDNQFANSDISFKEIEAIKRIFKSKLTNIYHVRIEYPE; this is translated from the coding sequence ATGATAACGCTCAAAAATATCAAAGCATTTATTAAAAAATCACTTGTGTTCAAGGTTTTAGCCTTTGCTATAGCCTTAGTACTCATCTTGCAAGTATTTCCCGAAAAAGCGAAATTTAAATACGAATTTCGCAAAGGAGAGCTTTGGCAACACGAAAACCTATATGCCCCTTTTGATTTTCCCTTAAAGAAAACAGAAGAGCAAATAAAAGCCGAAAAACAACAAATAACCAACCAATCTACGGTGTATTACAAGCAAGATACTACCGCTTTTGTGAGTGCTAAGCAAAAGTTTGAACAGAAAAAGTACGCTTATTTCAAACATCTACCCGACGATAAACGAGAACTCTTGCTTAAAAAAGCTGAGGCTTTTTTAGCGGAAAGCTATCGCAATGGAGTGATGCTCAATCAGCCTGCGTTTAGCCCTTCTGAAATCTTCATTATCAAGCATAACAATCAAATAGTAGAGGTGCCTGCCGAACATGTGTTATATCTTCAACAGTTGGCAACAGCTATTAAAAACTATTTCGATACCGCCCCTTATAATGAGTATCACAAAAATTACTACGACCTTTTCTTTGAAATCCTTACTCCTAACCTCGTAATCGACCAAAATTTCACTCAAAAAGCGCTTACTCAAAACCTTAAAGAGATAGTCTATACGCGCGGTTGGGTAAATAAAGGGAAACTCATCATTGCCAAAGGTGAATTGGTAGAGGGCGAAAAACTGAATACTTTGTTGTCGCTCAGAGACGAGTACGAAACCCAAACGTGGAGTCAGAACAACTATAATTGGTCGCTTTTAGGTTATTACACGTTAGTAGCTATGGTATTGCTACTGATGGCGTTGTACTTAAAAATATACGAAAAGAAATTATATAAAAGCAACCTTAAATTGAGTGTTATTTTACTCAATATGCTCAGTATGATTCTTTTCGTAGGGCTCATTTCAAGGTATTTCCCCGATTATATCTATATTGTCCCCGTAGGAATGATGGTGCTCATTCTCAAGTCGTTTTTCGATTTGCGTACCGTCCTCTTTGTGTATATCAGCACCATACTCATCACAGGCTTTATTGTGCCCAATAGCTTCCAGTTTGTATTCATACAGATTGTGGCTGCTATGGCTATCATTCTCACTCCTAGGGGAATGCACTACCGATTGAGTAGTTTTGTATCAGCAGGACTCATCACGGCTGCCTATTTAATTATTTATATCGCTTTCCACACCATTACCGAAGGAACACTCAAAGGGCTCGATATCTCTCTACTTACCCTCTTTATCCTCAATGGTATTGGTATTCTCTTTTCGCAACCCTTTACGTATATCTACGAACGTACTTTTGGCTTAGTTTCCGATGTCTCTCTCTTAGAACTCTCCGATACGAATACCAAGCTCTTGCGTCAGCTTTCCGAAAAAGCTCCAGGTACCTTCCAGCACTCTATGCAAGTGGCTAATCTTGCCGAAGCTGCTGCTGCCGAGATTGGAGCTAATACCCTCTTGGTACGTGTAGGCGCACTCTATCACGACATCGGTAAGATGGAAAACCCTATTTACTTTACCGAAAACCAAAAAACAAGCCTCAACCCTCACGACCAGCTCACTCCTGAACAAAGCGCTAAGGTGATTATCAAGCACGTAGCCGATGGAGTAGAACTCGCTCATAAAAACAAACTGCCCAAACGCATTATCGATTTTATTAAAACCCATCACGGGCGTAGTCTTACTTATTATTTCTATCGCAAAGCCTTAGACTTAAATCCCGAAGGTACTAAGGAAGAAGATTTCCGTTATCCAGGTCCTATTCCTTTCTCCAAAGAAACCGCTATTCTTATGATGGCTGATTCGGTTGAAGCAGCTACTAAGAGCCTCAAAAATCCTACCTTCGAAGCTCTCAATGAGTTTGTAGACCGTATTATCAAAAAACAGTTAGACGATAATCAGTTTGCCAATTCCGATATATCTTTCAAAGAAATCGAAGCTATCAAACGCATATTTAAAAGCAAACTTACTAATATCTATCACGTACGCATCGAATACCCTGAATAA
- a CDS encoding putative LPS assembly protein LptD has product MVSSCLWYAESFAFKSGGFHYTTPWAVRDTIKKDTVEPKNDRRGRRIKPKKPSEKAKDSLKNDTIKKPKNALEDIVKYKAKDSIVFNKVKNEIILYNETNVQYTDIDITAGIDVINYEKGEVYAGRLKDSVGEYTQHPVFKQGSDVIEPDSIRFNYRNQKAIIRNAYTKQDENNIKGEIIKKENDSTYFMRNAIITTAEDLDDPDYYIRVRKAKFVPKKKVIAGFSNMYIVDIPTPLAIPFAYYPMVSGRTSGLIFPTFGEVNNRGYFLQNIGYYFVISDNFDLSLTGDYYTNGSYGLRAQSAYVKRYKYSGNFNLSFENNIYSMKGLPDYSGSRMYNIQWSHSKDGKANPNSNFSASVNLSSNSRYYQESYNQANTSNFLNNTMMSSISYSKTFPAYPSINLSLSASHSQNTNTKSIDMTLPSMRASMERIYPFAREGQTKKGLIKSLNFQYSMQADNRFSTYDSLFFTKKMFDEARNGVRHSIPVSTTAKLFKYVTLGLNSSVNETWQFRTIRRKDFNSNTGKVGIDTLSGFDRFMTYNLGASLGTTIYGTFRFGKNAKIQAIRHVMRPSVSYGYNPSFDQYYDYYISDAYGNRSQYTRFEGGIYGTPSLGESQSIGFSLANTFEAKVKQKDSTDAEPKKVMLLNSLNFSSNYNVITKQFSPLNITGGTSFFNGKLGVNFGATLNPYAIDNNGRQMEKWNIDNGGSLFRLTNANISTNYSFSNKDKKDKNKDKQTGNVAGGRTDDLFGSSKPLSEVQDMDKNRKEGEDKDEKKTFYKAVIPWDITLAHSLTYSNQARENKISNNSLMFSGNVSLTPKWQVGVSSGYDFVNQGFTYTQLRFERDLSSFRMSFQFTPFGYRSSWYFFIGIKASMLSDLKWEKNKEPDRVLR; this is encoded by the coding sequence GTGGTAAGCTCCTGTCTTTGGTATGCGGAATCATTCGCCTTTAAGTCGGGTGGTTTTCACTATACAACTCCGTGGGCAGTGCGCGATACTATCAAAAAAGATACAGTAGAGCCTAAAAACGACCGCCGTGGGCGACGTATTAAGCCTAAGAAACCTTCGGAAAAAGCTAAAGATTCCCTTAAAAACGATACGATTAAAAAACCTAAGAATGCCTTGGAAGACATCGTGAAATACAAGGCTAAGGACAGTATTGTGTTCAACAAGGTGAAGAACGAAATCATTTTGTACAACGAAACTAATGTGCAATATACTGATATTGACATCACTGCGGGAATAGACGTGATTAACTATGAGAAAGGCGAAGTGTATGCCGGACGCCTAAAAGACAGCGTGGGAGAATATACCCAACACCCTGTATTTAAGCAAGGTAGTGATGTAATAGAGCCCGATTCGATACGTTTTAATTACCGCAACCAGAAGGCGATTATCCGCAATGCTTATACCAAGCAGGACGAAAACAACATAAAAGGCGAAATCATTAAGAAAGAAAATGACTCTACTTACTTTATGAGAAACGCGATTATTACTACTGCCGAAGACCTCGACGACCCTGATTATTACATCAGAGTGCGCAAAGCGAAGTTCGTGCCTAAAAAGAAGGTTATTGCAGGGTTTAGCAATATGTATATCGTGGATATTCCTACGCCTTTGGCTATTCCGTTTGCTTATTACCCTATGGTATCGGGACGCACTTCGGGGCTTATCTTCCCTACCTTTGGTGAGGTGAATAACCGTGGTTATTTCTTACAGAACATAGGTTATTACTTTGTAATTAGCGACAATTTTGACCTTTCGCTTACGGGTGACTATTATACCAATGGTAGCTATGGACTTAGGGCACAATCGGCTTATGTGAAGCGCTACAAGTATTCAGGGAACTTCAATCTTTCATTTGAGAATAACATATACAGTATGAAGGGCTTACCTGACTATTCAGGTAGCCGTATGTACAATATCCAGTGGTCGCATTCCAAAGACGGTAAAGCCAACCCTAATTCTAACTTTTCGGCTTCGGTGAACCTATCGAGCAACAGTAGATATTACCAAGAATCCTACAATCAAGCGAACACGTCGAACTTTTTGAACAACACGATGATGTCGTCTATCTCGTACTCCAAGACGTTCCCAGCGTATCCTTCGATTAACTTATCGCTATCGGCATCGCATTCACAAAATACAAATACCAAAAGTATTGATATGACACTTCCCTCGATGCGTGCGAGTATGGAGCGCATTTACCCTTTTGCTCGTGAAGGACAAACGAAGAAAGGACTTATCAAGAGTTTGAATTTTCAGTACAGTATGCAAGCTGATAACCGTTTTTCGACCTATGACAGTTTGTTCTTTACTAAAAAGATGTTTGACGAGGCGAGAAACGGGGTGCGACACTCTATACCGGTGAGTACAACTGCTAAGCTATTTAAATACGTTACCTTAGGGTTGAACTCATCAGTAAACGAGACGTGGCAATTTAGGACAATTCGCCGTAAGGACTTCAATAGCAATACGGGCAAGGTAGGCATTGACACCCTCAGTGGTTTTGACCGTTTTATGACGTACAACCTCGGGGCGAGTCTCGGTACGACTATTTACGGTACTTTCCGTTTTGGCAAGAATGCTAAAATACAAGCTATTCGCCACGTGATGCGACCCTCGGTGAGTTATGGTTATAATCCTTCTTTTGACCAGTATTACGATTATTACATTTCGGACGCTTATGGCAACCGCTCACAATACACTCGTTTTGAGGGTGGTATCTACGGTACGCCAAGTTTGGGTGAGTCGCAATCGATAGGGTTCTCATTGGCAAACACCTTTGAAGCCAAAGTGAAACAAAAAGATAGCACTGATGCTGAGCCGAAAAAGGTAATGCTCTTGAATAGTCTCAATTTCAGTTCTAACTACAACGTGATTACCAAGCAATTTAGTCCGCTGAACATTACGGGGGGTACTTCGTTCTTCAACGGGAAGCTCGGGGTGAACTTTGGGGCGACACTCAACCCTTATGCAATAGACAACAACGGACGACAAATGGAGAAATGGAATATAGACAACGGCGGTAGTCTTTTTAGGCTTACTAACGCCAATATTTCTACCAACTATTCATTCTCGAACAAAGATAAAAAAGACAAGAATAAAGACAAACAGACGGGTAACGTAGCGGGAGGACGTACTGATGACCTCTTTGGGTCGTCGAAACCACTAAGCGAAGTGCAGGATATGGATAAAAACCGCAAAGAAGGCGAGGATAAAGATGAGAAGAAGACCTTTTACAAGGCAGTTATCCCTTGGGACATAACCTTAGCACATTCGCTTACTTATAGCAATCAGGCACGCGAAAATAAGATATCCAACAACTCGCTAATGTTCTCAGGTAACGTATCGCTCACGCCCAAATGGCAGGTAGGAGTTTCGAGCGGTTATGACTTTGTAAACCAAGGATTCACCTATACCCAATTACGTTTTGAGCGCGATTTGAGCAGTTTCCGTATGAGTTTTCAGTTCACTCCGTTCGGTTATCGCAGTTCGTGGTATTTCTTTATCGGCATCAAAGCCTCAATGCTTTCAGACCTAAAATGGGAGAAGAACAAAGAGCCGGATAGGGTCTTAAGGTAA
- a CDS encoding tyrosine-type recombinase/integrase: MSINAFIIYLSIEMKYSDHTVEAYKHDLRSFEKFIKNLYEEKGEDCCLEQADQEDIKKWIIHLSDETISFRSINRKLSALKTYYNFLKKTKQIEISPFEKGIFLLKTEKKHKLPFSEAEIEKVLSFFSSKDSFDEVRNRAVIETLYATGIRRSELSGLKVSDVDFEQKQIKVLGKGDKERYIPIIPELENTLKEYLVLREEVKNEKSQDYLFLVKNGKKIYSTLVYRIINSYFSVVTTKKDVSPHVLRHSFASHLLDNGADLYTVKELLGHSSLASTQVYTNTSLAELKKQYKKAHPRAKGNSNEEE, encoded by the coding sequence ATGTCTATCAACGCCTTTATTATTTATCTTTCGATAGAGATGAAATATTCTGACCATACAGTTGAGGCTTATAAACACGACCTTAGGAGTTTTGAGAAGTTTATTAAGAATCTATATGAGGAAAAAGGGGAAGATTGCTGTTTGGAACAAGCTGACCAAGAAGATATAAAGAAATGGATTATACACCTATCGGATGAAACTATTTCATTTAGGAGTATCAATAGGAAGTTATCGGCTTTAAAGACTTATTACAATTTCTTGAAGAAGACGAAACAGATAGAAATAAGTCCGTTTGAGAAAGGTATATTTTTATTGAAAACGGAGAAGAAGCACAAGTTGCCTTTTTCGGAAGCTGAGATTGAAAAAGTGTTGTCCTTTTTTTCATCGAAGGACTCATTTGATGAAGTGAGGAATAGGGCAGTGATTGAGACGCTTTATGCTACGGGTATACGTCGCTCAGAGTTGTCTGGACTGAAAGTAAGCGATGTGGATTTTGAGCAAAAACAAATAAAAGTGCTTGGGAAAGGTGATAAAGAGCGGTATATACCTATTATTCCTGAGCTTGAAAACACTCTTAAAGAATATTTAGTTTTAAGAGAGGAGGTAAAGAATGAAAAAAGCCAGGATTATCTATTTTTAGTAAAGAATGGTAAAAAGATATATTCGACGCTGGTATACAGAATTATTAATTCGTATTTTAGTGTTGTAACAACAAAGAAAGATGTGAGTCCTCACGTATTGAGACACTCATTTGCGAGTCATTTGTTAGATAATGGAGCAGACCTTTATACTGTGAAGGAACTACTGGGGCATTCCAGCTTGGCTTCTACCCAAGTGTATACGAACACCAGCTTGGCTGAACTCAAAAAGCAGTATAAGAAAGCACACCCTCGGGCAAAAGGCAATAGCAATGAGGAAGAATAA
- a CDS encoding OmpA family protein gives MKRSILLLASLVFFGVQAQQNDYNKWSIDINGGFNKPTTPFTSGYSTNTPNLWSTNAGVRYMANNKFGVRLGGGYDVFKNDDDTPNFESRLWNVNLQGVANLASVLSFEEWTSDLGLLLHAGFGYSQLNSDYISKPDQIAFLTVGLTPQLRISNRIAFLLDASMYINSKQQLTYDTKSANGQQGFQGNHFTLTAGLNIALGKHGKHADWAAASKKDELEEVAQRVANLENNVADLKSEVANKQNKMNDANGNNVPDEIESYLNDNYKAKDKVGENGEVKDDDVAADLIRKGYINAYFDFNSSKPQISSSWAVDFVAKYMKSNPNAHININGYADELGGTQYNQTLSQKRADAVKDLLVKAGIDGSRITAEGKGVDASVDKNSSRARQLARKTTFELK, from the coding sequence ATGAAAAGAAGCATTTTACTATTGGCTTCATTGGTTTTCTTTGGAGTCCAAGCACAACAGAATGACTATAACAAATGGTCTATTGATATAAATGGAGGGTTTAATAAACCTACCACTCCTTTTACAAGTGGGTATAGTACTAATACGCCTAATTTATGGAGCACAAATGCAGGTGTGCGCTATATGGCAAACAACAAGTTTGGGGTTCGCTTAGGCGGTGGTTACGACGTTTTTAAAAATGATGACGATACACCTAATTTTGAATCTAGACTTTGGAATGTAAACCTACAAGGGGTAGCAAACCTTGCGAGTGTTCTTAGCTTTGAAGAATGGACAAGTGACTTAGGATTACTATTGCACGCAGGTTTTGGATATTCACAGCTTAATAGTGATTATATTTCTAAACCCGACCAAATAGCATTTCTTACAGTAGGTCTTACTCCTCAGCTGAGGATTTCTAACCGTATAGCCTTTTTGCTTGATGCGTCAATGTACATCAATAGTAAGCAACAACTTACTTATGACACAAAATCAGCTAATGGACAACAAGGCTTCCAAGGAAACCACTTTACCCTTACTGCTGGTTTAAATATTGCTCTCGGTAAACACGGTAAACACGCCGATTGGGCAGCAGCTTCTAAAAAAGACGAATTAGAAGAAGTGGCTCAACGCGTAGCTAACCTTGAAAATAACGTTGCTGACTTGAAGAGCGAAGTGGCTAACAAGCAAAACAAAATGAACGATGCCAATGGCAACAACGTTCCTGATGAAATTGAAAGCTACTTAAACGATAATTACAAAGCAAAAGATAAAGTAGGTGAAAACGGAGAAGTAAAAGATGATGATGTAGCTGCTGACCTCATCAGAAAAGGTTATATCAATGCTTACTTTGATTTTAATTCATCTAAACCACAGATATCATCTTCTTGGGCTGTAGATTTTGTAGCTAAATATATGAAATCTAATCCTAATGCACACATTAATATTAATGGTTATGCTGATGAATTAGGAGGTACTCAGTACAACCAAACGTTATCACAAAAACGTGCTGATGCTGTGAAAGATTTGCTTGTGAAAGCAGGTATTGATGGCTCTCGTATTACTGCCGAAGGAAAAGGCGTAGATGCAAGTGTTGATAAGAACTCTTCAAGAGCACGTCAGTTAGCTCGTAAAACAACTTTTGAATTGAAATAG
- the hpf gene encoding ribosome hibernation-promoting factor, HPF/YfiA family: MKVHVHSVDFTVDQKLVDFIQKKLDKLDNFYDRIIEADVHLKLENTNTKENKIVEVKVHIPGESLVVKKQFKTFEEGVDSAITPLERMLLRHKDKH, translated from the coding sequence ATGAAAGTACACGTACACTCAGTTGATTTTACAGTCGACCAAAAATTAGTAGACTTTATTCAGAAAAAACTTGATAAGCTCGATAATTTTTACGATAGGATTATCGAAGCAGATGTGCATTTGAAGTTGGAAAATACCAATACCAAAGAAAATAAAATAGTAGAAGTGAAAGTACATATCCCAGGAGAAAGTCTTGTGGTAAAGAAACAGTTTAAGACTTTTGAAGAAGGGGTTGATAGTGCTATCACACCATTGGAAAGAATGTTATTAAGACACAAAGATAAGCACTAA
- the ligA gene encoding NAD-dependent DNA ligase LigA: MKEKIQQLREELNEHNYNYYVLDNPTISDYEFDQKLKELQALEQAYPEFYDENSPTVRVGGSVTKSFPTVIHEYRMYSLDNSYSKEDLEEWEQRIIKTLGSDQINFTCELKYDGASIDLLYENGKLKQATTRGDGIQGDDITANVRTIRSVPLQLKGDYPERFYIRGEIVMPKKAFESLNKERTAAGEDPFMNPRNTASGSLKLQDTAEVAKRGLDCLLYFLVGNTGIKSQFESLEKAREWGFKVPNISKLCHSTAEVMDFINEWDTKRHTLPYETDGVVVKVDSIAQQEELGYTSKSPRWAMAYKFKAEQVDTVLESISYQVGRTGAITPVANLKPVLLAGTVVKRASLHNADQIEKLDIRIGDSVYVEKGGEIIPKIVGVNLDKREADAQPVKYITHCPECGTELVRNEGEAQHYCPNAYGCPPQITGKIQHFISRKAMDIEGLGEETVEQLFRAGIIHTYADLYEVTVEKLLPLERMAQKSAENIVKGIQKSKEIPFERVLFALGIRYVGETVAKKLARHYKTIEALENATIEQLVEVDEIGNQIASSIVNFFADDYNRQLIDRLKGYGLQFSINEQATEGQTDTLKGLTFVVSGVFHLYSREELKALIEQHGGKVGSSISSKTNYVIVGDNMGPSKKEKAEQLGVKMISEEEFNAMIL, encoded by the coding sequence ATGAAAGAAAAGATACAACAACTTCGGGAGGAACTCAATGAGCACAATTATAACTACTATGTGCTGGACAATCCTACGATTTCGGATTATGAGTTCGACCAAAAGCTTAAAGAACTACAAGCCTTAGAGCAAGCATACCCAGAGTTTTACGATGAGAATTCGCCTACTGTACGCGTGGGAGGTTCTGTTACTAAAAGTTTTCCAACCGTAATACACGAATACCGTATGTACTCGTTAGATAACTCTTATTCTAAGGAAGACTTAGAGGAATGGGAACAGCGTATTATCAAGACGTTGGGCAGTGACCAAATTAACTTTACTTGCGAACTGAAATACGACGGTGCTTCTATAGATTTGTTGTACGAAAATGGCAAGCTTAAACAAGCTACTACTCGTGGTGATGGTATTCAAGGTGACGATATTACCGCCAATGTGCGTACGATTCGTTCAGTACCCTTGCAACTAAAAGGCGATTATCCTGAACGTTTTTACATTCGCGGGGAGATAGTAATGCCTAAAAAAGCCTTTGAAAGCCTTAATAAGGAACGTACAGCAGCTGGCGAAGACCCTTTTATGAACCCTCGTAACACCGCCAGCGGTAGTCTCAAATTGCAAGATACTGCCGAGGTTGCTAAACGAGGTTTAGATTGCTTGTTGTACTTTTTGGTAGGGAACACAGGTATAAAGAGTCAGTTTGAGAGTTTAGAAAAAGCGCGCGAATGGGGCTTTAAAGTACCTAATATTTCCAAATTGTGCCATTCTACTGCCGAAGTAATGGACTTTATCAACGAATGGGATACCAAACGCCACACTTTGCCTTATGAAACTGATGGAGTAGTGGTAAAGGTAGATAGTATTGCCCAGCAAGAAGAGTTGGGGTATACTTCAAAATCGCCGCGTTGGGCAATGGCTTACAAGTTCAAAGCAGAACAAGTAGACACTGTTTTAGAGAGTATTTCCTACCAAGTGGGACGTACAGGAGCTATTACTCCGGTGGCAAATCTCAAACCCGTGTTACTAGCGGGAACGGTAGTAAAACGTGCTTCATTGCATAATGCTGACCAGATTGAAAAGCTCGATATTCGCATAGGCGACTCGGTATATGTAGAAAAAGGCGGGGAGATTATCCCTAAAATTGTAGGCGTGAACTTAGATAAGCGCGAAGCAGATGCTCAGCCCGTGAAATATATCACCCATTGTCCTGAATGTGGTACCGAATTGGTGCGCAACGAAGGCGAAGCGCAACACTACTGTCCTAATGCTTATGGCTGTCCGCCCCAGATTACAGGTAAGATTCAACATTTTATCTCACGCAAAGCAATGGATATAGAAGGCTTAGGTGAAGAGACAGTAGAACAACTCTTCCGTGCCGGTATTATCCATACTTATGCTGACCTCTACGAGGTAACCGTAGAGAAATTGCTCCCCTTAGAGCGTATGGCACAAAAGAGTGCTGAGAATATTGTTAAAGGTATTCAGAAATCAAAAGAAATACCTTTTGAACGCGTGCTTTTTGCTTTGGGGATTAGGTATGTAGGTGAGACTGTTGCCAAGAAGCTGGCACGCCACTACAAAACGATTGAAGCCCTAGAAAATGCCACTATCGAACAGTTGGTGGAAGTAGATGAAATAGGGAACCAAATAGCCAGCAGTATAGTAAACTTCTTCGCTGATGACTACAACCGTCAACTCATCGATAGGCTCAAAGGCTATGGTTTGCAGTTTTCAATTAATGAACAAGCTACCGAAGGTCAAACTGATACCCTCAAAGGGCTTACCTTTGTGGTTTCTGGGGTCTTTCACTTGTATTCACGGGAGGAACTCAAAGCCCTTATTGAACAACACGGAGGTAAAGTAGGGTCATCTATCTCTTCTAAAACTAATTACGTGATAGTAGGCGATAATATGGGACCAAGTAAGAAAGAAAAAGCCGAGCAATTAGGTGTGAAGATGATTAGTGAAGAAGAATTTAATGCAATGATTTTGTAA